From one Gimesia sp. genomic stretch:
- a CDS encoding aspartate carbamoyltransferase catalytic subunit, translating to MNIDHEYRTDISRGWNRKHILGLQDLSRDELNIILNQAAEFKRLANIGETKLTPLAGTVVANLFFEPSTRTRISFGLAAKRLSADTVDFTASGSSLSKGESFVDTAKTIEAMGVSYVVVRHKTPGAPQLLAQHLDANILNAGDGTHEHPTQALLDIFTIREHFGKIEGLTVTLVGDILHSRVARSNIWGLKKLGAHVIVCGPTTLIPNDIEQLGVEVSNSLDAVIDRTDCLNLLRIQFERQRGHYFPSIREYAHLFGMNKQRINKAKEDVLILAPGPINRGVEITPDVADGPHSVILGQVSNGLIIRMACLYLLHLQRIASQGTSG from the coding sequence ATGAATATCGACCATGAGTATCGAACCGACATCTCCCGTGGCTGGAACCGGAAACACATTTTAGGACTGCAGGACCTCTCCCGGGATGAGCTGAACATCATCCTGAATCAGGCTGCCGAATTTAAGCGGCTCGCAAATATCGGTGAAACCAAACTCACCCCGCTGGCAGGCACCGTGGTTGCGAACCTGTTCTTCGAACCTTCCACACGCACCCGCATCAGCTTTGGTCTCGCAGCCAAACGACTCAGTGCCGACACAGTTGATTTCACCGCCTCCGGCAGCAGCCTTTCCAAAGGGGAAAGCTTTGTCGACACCGCCAAAACCATCGAAGCCATGGGAGTCTCCTACGTAGTTGTCCGACACAAAACTCCCGGTGCCCCGCAGCTCCTGGCACAACACCTGGATGCGAATATTCTCAACGCTGGCGATGGAACGCACGAGCATCCAACCCAGGCTCTGTTGGACATCTTCACCATCCGCGAGCATTTCGGGAAAATTGAAGGACTGACCGTCACCCTCGTCGGTGATATCCTCCATAGCCGGGTCGCACGGTCGAATATCTGGGGCCTGAAAAAACTGGGGGCGCATGTCATCGTCTGCGGCCCCACCACGCTGATCCCCAACGATATTGAGCAGTTGGGTGTCGAAGTCTCCAACAGCCTGGACGCCGTGATCGATCGCACCGACTGCCTGAACCTGCTGCGGATTCAGTTCGAACGCCAACGCGGACATTACTTCCCGTCGATTCGCGAATACGCCCACCTGTTCGGTATGAATAAACAGCGCATCAATAAAGCCAAAGAAGATGTACTGATTCTGGCTCCTGGACCAATCAACCGTGGTGTAGAAATCACTCCTGACGTAGCCGATGGCCCGCACTCTGTCATTCTCGGACAGGTCAGTAACGGGCTGATTATCCGCATGGCCTGCCTCTACCTGCTTCACTTACAACGTATTGCCTCCCAGGGAACATCTGGATGA
- a CDS encoding dihydroorotase, which yields MKSLLIKNGHIIDPSQDLDVQGNLLVEGGKITGLCNDDVTADEVIDATGLIVSPGFIDLHVSLCEPGFEEDETIETGTAAALAGGVTSLGCLPNTAPVVDDRSSAEFILLQAERAANCHVFPLGAVTKNNEGKELAEIGQLVAGQAVGFTDADKPIESAEIMRCALEYTRMFGRPILNRPQVAELTEKGQMHEGFHSTVLGLKGIPAAAEEIMVNRDIALAELTRGRIHLMCISTQNSVAQIRRAKASGIQVSADVTPHHLTLTDQMLETYDPNYKVLPPLRSQEHIDALIEGLKDGTIEVICSDHTPHAAEKKTDEILGADFGIIGLETLLPVCLQTLITPGHLTWPELISKLTIGPARILGLAKGTLAAGADADITLINPDVRYILQRENLKSSSHNSPFLGKELQGRAEVVVVSGEIRYRADH from the coding sequence ATGAAATCTCTCCTTATTAAAAACGGGCACATTATCGATCCTTCGCAAGATCTGGATGTGCAGGGCAACCTGCTCGTCGAAGGAGGAAAGATTACAGGACTCTGCAATGACGATGTCACAGCAGACGAAGTGATCGATGCCACTGGATTGATTGTCAGCCCCGGATTCATTGACCTGCATGTCTCTCTGTGTGAGCCAGGGTTCGAGGAAGACGAAACCATTGAAACCGGTACGGCCGCAGCATTAGCCGGTGGTGTGACTTCGCTGGGTTGTCTGCCGAATACCGCTCCTGTTGTTGACGACCGGTCTTCCGCAGAGTTCATCCTGCTGCAGGCCGAGCGAGCAGCTAACTGTCACGTCTTTCCACTGGGAGCAGTCACCAAAAACAACGAGGGGAAAGAGCTCGCTGAAATCGGACAATTAGTCGCCGGCCAGGCGGTCGGTTTCACCGATGCTGACAAACCTATCGAGAGTGCTGAAATCATGCGGTGCGCCCTGGAGTACACCCGGATGTTTGGCCGCCCGATTTTAAATCGTCCGCAGGTCGCGGAACTAACAGAAAAGGGACAGATGCACGAAGGGTTTCATTCAACCGTTCTCGGATTAAAAGGTATTCCGGCAGCGGCAGAAGAGATCATGGTCAATCGTGATATCGCCCTGGCCGAACTGACACGCGGACGCATCCACCTGATGTGCATCTCCACACAAAACAGTGTCGCCCAGATCAGACGCGCCAAGGCGTCTGGAATCCAGGTCTCCGCCGACGTTACTCCCCATCATCTCACTCTGACGGACCAGATGCTGGAAACCTATGATCCCAATTACAAAGTTCTGCCTCCGCTCCGTTCACAGGAACATATTGACGCCCTGATCGAAGGCCTCAAAGATGGCACGATTGAAGTGATCTGCTCGGATCATACTCCGCATGCTGCCGAGAAGAAGACAGACGAAATTCTGGGCGCTGACTTTGGCATCATTGGTCTGGAAACCCTGCTGCCAGTCTGCCTGCAGACCCTGATTACGCCGGGACATTTAACATGGCCGGAATTGATCAGCAAACTCACAATTGGTCCGGCCCGCATTTTGGGGCTCGCCAAGGGAACACTCGCTGCGGGAGCAGATGCTGACATCACCCTCATCAATCCTGACGTCCGCTATATTCTTCAGCGGGAAAATTTGAAATCTTCCAGTCACAACAGCCCATTTCTGGGCAAAGAGCTGCAGGGCAGGGCAGAAGTCGTGGTTGTCTCCGGTGAAATCCGCTATCGGGCCGATCATTAA
- a CDS encoding BatA and WFA domain-containing protein: MSLIHPGLLLGILLATIPVILHFLLRSKPKKLIFPALALLQRRKIQNSQRLKLRHIWLLLLRILIIVAIVLALTRPSLPPANYSFSTYELVMFCSIIVLAVLVYLGLMRHYQKQRISQQSLNTRRTFLRGGIGGAAFLLIALLVLWPYQRRVFAEISAPLPAVSENIPVTAIFLFDTSLSMDYRQENQSRLEQAQSIAEEHLSNLPAQSRVSILNSSSEDISPFQSDLTAVKSRIKSLKTSAWSLYLDDRLRTAINRQEDDFKRSQNERQSSGSQAAGSDQFVREIYIYTDLARTAWRSQPSQLIQQQLEKLKWLGIYVIDVGVTSPQNIGISHLDLSRESITLGNSVSIKAEITSTGITASDTFLELYTQNEKGQLIKRDQRPLSTVASTDDAPATDNVSTGAKPGPQLEMSLPNVDQPVTQGELRITSSDPYLPDDVRYFTITARPPPKILIVSPDASSARLWNDALAPRPLVALKKNRYQCEIAPLNQIETLPLEEYAAIYLINITSLPDSLWQQFTDYVKQGGGLGVLMGSDGDAPESTIVSFNSRPAQELLPVELLGSLKFIPPEFLDLEHNEHALFSYFQDLGGTGELSNMEVNRYWRVEAENPDQVIARYTDARHSPAIIERNLGRGKVVVLTTGIDAQGWSQLLYARWSYLALADQLTRYLIRTRSNRTNYLAGEVAIYQWPATASTPESFLLRTPDLKQLPIEVKQGAHQVSIPDTRVVGHYELIDNSSNVTRSSSGFSVNVNPAESNFRPISNQELDQILGAERYSMTRDMEGLKRTIRTGRLGVEIFPILVTLLLAVFCLEHFTANYFYEIDQPSEESTS; encoded by the coding sequence ATGTCACTCATTCACCCTGGTTTATTACTTGGAATTCTGCTGGCAACAATCCCGGTGATTCTCCACTTTCTGCTTCGTTCCAAACCCAAAAAACTGATCTTCCCAGCCTTAGCGCTATTGCAGCGACGTAAGATTCAAAACTCGCAACGCCTGAAACTGCGTCACATCTGGCTCCTGCTGCTGCGAATTCTGATCATAGTCGCCATTGTCCTGGCATTGACACGTCCCTCACTCCCGCCGGCCAATTACAGCTTCTCGACGTACGAACTGGTCATGTTCTGTTCCATCATCGTATTGGCGGTGCTGGTGTACCTGGGATTGATGAGACATTATCAGAAACAGAGAATCTCCCAGCAGTCTTTGAATACCCGACGCACTTTTCTGAGGGGAGGTATCGGAGGCGCCGCATTCCTGCTGATCGCACTCCTGGTTCTCTGGCCTTATCAAAGAAGGGTCTTTGCGGAAATTTCTGCCCCCTTACCGGCCGTTTCTGAAAACATTCCAGTGACCGCGATCTTCCTGTTTGACACCAGCCTGAGCATGGACTACCGCCAGGAAAACCAGTCACGACTGGAACAGGCCCAGTCCATCGCCGAAGAACATTTGAGTAATCTGCCCGCGCAGAGCAGGGTCTCCATTCTGAACAGCAGCAGCGAAGACATCTCTCCATTTCAGTCGGACCTCACCGCGGTGAAATCCCGGATCAAGTCTCTTAAAACATCTGCCTGGTCTCTCTATCTGGATGATCGCCTCCGTACTGCCATCAATCGTCAGGAAGATGACTTCAAACGCAGCCAGAACGAACGCCAGTCCTCAGGTTCACAGGCAGCCGGCTCTGATCAGTTTGTGCGGGAAATCTATATCTATACTGATCTGGCCCGTACCGCCTGGCGCAGCCAGCCTTCCCAGTTAATTCAACAGCAGTTGGAAAAGCTCAAATGGCTAGGAATCTACGTGATTGATGTCGGAGTGACCAGTCCCCAGAATATCGGAATTTCCCATCTGGATCTCTCACGCGAATCGATCACCCTTGGCAATTCCGTCTCGATCAAAGCGGAAATCACCTCCACAGGCATCACGGCCAGTGACACGTTTCTGGAGTTATACACGCAAAACGAGAAAGGGCAGTTGATTAAGCGGGATCAACGTCCTCTTTCCACGGTTGCATCCACAGACGATGCTCCCGCAACAGATAACGTTTCCACCGGAGCAAAACCGGGCCCCCAATTGGAAATGAGCCTGCCGAATGTCGATCAGCCGGTCACACAGGGGGAACTGCGGATCACCTCCTCTGATCCCTACCTGCCCGATGATGTCCGTTATTTTACCATCACCGCCCGGCCTCCACCCAAGATTCTGATTGTCAGTCCCGACGCCAGCTCTGCCCGTCTATGGAACGATGCCCTGGCACCTCGACCTTTGGTCGCCCTTAAAAAGAACCGCTATCAGTGTGAGATTGCCCCCCTCAACCAGATCGAAACACTCCCCCTGGAAGAATATGCCGCCATCTACCTGATCAACATCACCAGCCTGCCTGACAGTCTGTGGCAGCAGTTTACAGACTACGTCAAACAGGGGGGAGGCCTGGGCGTACTGATGGGCAGCGACGGCGATGCACCGGAATCGACAATCGTCTCGTTCAACTCCCGGCCGGCACAAGAACTCCTGCCCGTGGAACTGTTAGGCTCACTCAAGTTCATCCCGCCGGAATTCCTGGACCTGGAACACAATGAGCACGCACTATTCTCTTATTTTCAGGATCTGGGAGGGACCGGAGAACTCTCAAACATGGAAGTCAACCGCTACTGGCGTGTGGAAGCGGAAAACCCGGATCAGGTAATCGCCCGCTATACCGATGCGCGCCATTCCCCCGCCATCATCGAACGTAATCTCGGCAGGGGAAAGGTCGTCGTCTTGACCACAGGTATCGACGCTCAGGGCTGGAGCCAGCTCCTGTATGCCCGCTGGTCCTATCTCGCGCTTGCCGATCAGTTGACCCGCTACCTGATCCGTACACGCTCCAATCGAACTAACTATCTGGCTGGCGAAGTTGCCATCTATCAATGGCCGGCTACCGCCAGCACACCAGAATCATTCCTGCTCAGAACCCCCGACCTGAAACAGCTTCCCATCGAGGTCAAACAGGGAGCGCACCAGGTCTCTATTCCGGATACCCGGGTCGTCGGCCATTATGAACTCATCGACAACTCAAGTAACGTGACTCGGTCCTCGAGTGGATTCAGCGTGAATGTCAATCCGGCCGAAAGCAATTTCCGCCCGATCAGCAATCAGGAACTGGATCAGATCCTGGGAGCAGAACGTTACAGTATGACCCGCGATATGGAAGGACTGAAGCGCACCATTCGAACGGGGCGACTTGGTGTCGAAATCTTTCCGATCCTCGTCACTCTTCTGCTGGCCGTCTTCTGTCTGGAACATTTTACTGCAAACTATTTTTACGAAATCGATCAACCTTCAGAAGAATCCACATCCTGA